Proteins encoded together in one Microcebus murinus isolate Inina chromosome 16, M.murinus_Inina_mat1.0, whole genome shotgun sequence window:
- the LOC105865782 gene encoding vomeromodulin-like, protein MLKTIVTFAARQSSLKRSNMDASITKIIYSLQPSNEVQATYWVNIRKNDESFATGQTSLIISHVGKISKDKLLADIKLVSSEHSVTPPEANNFNNGIYHQESSQTF, encoded by the exons ATGCTCAAGACGATTGTCACTTTCGCTGCGAGGCAGAGCTCCCTCAAG AGAAGTAACATGGACGCAAGCATCACCAAAATCATCTACTCCCTCCAGCCCAGCAATGAAGTTCAAGCCACCTACTGGGTTAACATAAGAAAGAACGATGAGAGCTTTGCCACAGGGCAAACG AGCTTAATCATCTCACATGTGGGCAAGATTTCAAAAGACAAACTGCTAGCAGACATCAAACTTGTGAG CTCGGAACACAGTGTGACACCCCCTGAAGCC AACAACTTCAACAATGGAATATACCACCAGGAGTCATCCCAGACCTTCTAG